One window of the Candidatus Rokuibacteriota bacterium genome contains the following:
- a CDS encoding DMT family transporter — translation MNPGLLLISLAAISWGTTGVTMTLLARETSAGPLLVGFVRMAVAAPLLLVAARVAEGPWRLGWRRDGLACLALGAFMAAYQVCYFSAVALTGIAVTALLAICSAPLMIALLAVLWLGERLTPQLALSLAMGVVGTGLLVTRPGEAGAIGSAFLPGAGLALGAGLAYALYAVVAKASLGRVAPLPLAALTFSVAAVALTPVLLGESRVIAQLAAGWALFLYLGVVPTALAYTLYTLGLRRTPATVAGIVTLLEPLTATALGVGLFGERLGVGGVFGAVLLLGAIALLALKRGA, via the coding sequence GTGAATCCGGGGCTTCTCCTGATCTCTCTGGCCGCCATCTCCTGGGGGACGACCGGCGTCACCATGACCCTGCTTGCCCGGGAGACTTCAGCCGGCCCCCTCCTCGTCGGCTTCGTCAGGATGGCGGTGGCCGCGCCGCTCCTCCTCGTGGCGGCGCGCGTCGCCGAGGGCCCGTGGCGGCTTGGCTGGCGCCGGGACGGCCTCGCCTGCCTCGCGCTCGGAGCCTTCATGGCGGCGTACCAGGTCTGCTACTTCTCCGCCGTGGCCCTGACCGGGATCGCCGTCACCGCCCTCCTGGCGATCTGCTCGGCCCCGCTGATGATCGCCCTCCTCGCGGTCCTCTGGCTCGGCGAACGGCTCACCCCTCAGCTCGCCCTCTCGCTCGCGATGGGCGTCGTCGGCACCGGCCTCCTCGTCACGCGGCCGGGAGAGGCGGGAGCGATCGGGAGCGCGTTTCTCCCGGGCGCCGGGCTCGCCCTGGGCGCCGGGCTCGCCTACGCCCTCTACGCCGTCGTCGCCAAGGCGAGCCTGGGGCGGGTCGCGCCGCTCCCCCTGGCCGCCCTCACCTTCAGCGTCGCTGCCGTCGCCCTGACCCCTGTCCTGCTGGGCGAATCCCGGGTCATCGCCCAACTGGCGGCGGGCTGGGCCCTCTTCCTGTACCTGGGCGTGGTCCCGACAGCGCTCGCCTACACCCTCTACACGCTGGGACTCCGCCGGACGCCGGCAACGGTCGCCGGGATCGTCACGCTCCTCGAACCGCTCACCGCCACCGCCCTCGGCGTCGGCCTGTTCGGCGAGCGCCTCGGCGTGGGCGGCGTCTTCGGCGCCGTCCTCCTCCTCGGCGCGATCGCGCTCCTGGCGCTCAAGCGGGGCGCCTGA
- a CDS encoding enoyl-CoA hydratase/isomerase family protein, producing the protein MPPVLYEQKDKVVTITINRPDAMNAVDPETQQALVDAWTRFRDDEAAWVAILTGAGDKAFSAGADLKKLIPAAFKAGGPARHNQFGLGGITRGLEIWKPMIAAINGHCLAGGLELALACDLRLASPNATFGLTEVRWAIMPGAGGTQRLPRAVPLAKAMEMILMAQTIDAEEAYRIGLVNKVVPLPQLMPTALEWAQTLCERGPLAVRAAKEAIIRGLSLPLADGLRLEAFLSGTLRGTEDAIEGPKAFAERRKPEFKGR; encoded by the coding sequence ATGCCACCCGTCCTGTACGAGCAGAAGGACAAGGTCGTCACGATCACGATCAACCGGCCCGACGCGATGAACGCGGTTGATCCGGAGACCCAGCAGGCGCTGGTGGACGCCTGGACGCGGTTCAGGGACGACGAGGCCGCCTGGGTGGCGATCCTCACCGGCGCCGGGGACAAGGCCTTCTCGGCCGGAGCCGACCTAAAAAAGCTCATCCCGGCGGCCTTCAAGGCGGGCGGGCCTGCCCGGCACAACCAGTTCGGGCTCGGCGGGATCACGCGAGGGCTCGAGATCTGGAAGCCGATGATCGCGGCGATCAACGGCCACTGCCTCGCCGGTGGGCTGGAGCTGGCCCTCGCGTGCGACCTGAGGCTCGCCTCCCCGAACGCCACGTTCGGCCTCACCGAGGTCCGCTGGGCCATCATGCCCGGCGCGGGAGGGACCCAGCGACTCCCCCGGGCGGTACCGCTGGCCAAGGCCATGGAGATGATCCTGATGGCCCAGACCATCGATGCGGAGGAGGCGTACCGGATCGGGCTCGTGAACAAGGTCGTGCCGCTCCCCCAGCTCATGCCGACGGCGCTCGAGTGGGCGCAGACCCTGTGCGAGCGGGGGCCGCTGGCCGTCCGCGCCGCCAAGGAAGCGATCATCCGCGGCCTCTCGCTCCCGCTGGCCGATGGTCTCAGGCTCGAGGCGTTCCTGTCCGGCACGCTCCGTGGGACCGAGGACGCCATCGAGGGTCCCAAGGCCTTCGCCGAGCGCCGAAAGCCCGAGTTCAAGGGCCGGTGA